The following are from one region of the Geoalkalibacter subterraneus genome:
- a CDS encoding four helix bundle protein produces the protein MRFEDLEVWKRSARLSADIYKELSGLKDYGFKDQITRSGLSIPSNIAEGMERVSRAECVKFLLYSKGSCGELRTQIYIGMDIAYIEKETGKKWISETEAISSMLGGLIRAKKNRNP, from the coding sequence TTGCGGTTCGAGGATCTGGAAGTTTGGAAAAGGTCTGCCCGTTTGAGTGCTGATATTTACAAAGAATTGAGCGGCCTGAAGGACTACGGTTTCAAAGATCAGATTACTCGATCCGGATTGTCGATCCCCTCCAATATTGCCGAAGGCATGGAGCGAGTTTCGCGGGCGGAGTGTGTAAAATTTCTTCTTTACTCAAAAGGTTCATGCGGAGAGTTACGAACTCAGATTTATATCGGCATGGATATCGCCTACATTGAAAAAGAAACGGGAAAAAAATGGATTAGTGAAACAGAGGCCATATCCTCTATGCTCGGTGGCTTAATCCGAGCGAAAAAGAACAGAAATCCGTGA